The genomic stretch ccatcactcctgtgttctaatgctacattgtgttagctaatggtgttaaaaggctaattgaagattagaaaactatttttcaattatgttagcacatgaataaaagtgtgagttttcatggaaaacatgaaattgcctcggtgaccccaaacttttggacggTAGCGTAGATCTAAAGTGGTAAAGACATGattaacagaaaacaatgtTGGAACTGATGAAACACAGTGACGCAAGGAAGCCTTCGATCTCAAAGAGCTGGAGATTATTAAAGAGAGGAGCTGAAcaaaatcccagtggagacatgAAGGAAGACTGTTAGCAAATATGAGAAGTGCATGATTGAtattgtgacaaataaaggctttgcCGTGGATTACTAAGAGTAGAAAGAGTATGAGGAATTCTGGACAAGGACATTTttagtaaaagtgtaaaataaaaaacaaaacaaaaaaccattaaaataattatttttcattaacatctctaacacactgtcttactgtttttaattatttgttgaagagtcattccagaattgaaaGGCATTTgagtttcaaatgttttttaaaaaacaaaccttctattttataattttctgcTAGATATTcgtcaataataggtaataaactatcaaaggttTGATTGgatcagcttacacatcaatggtaccatttttaatccatgttttatttgttgtttgctaaccctactgtAATCACAGTagcagggttgctaatccatgctaatgttagctttttctcaggagtgggagctaaatatttagctgttactgctgaccaagaggacaaacttactgatggaaaaaagtaaagaaaaaaagttttaaaaaattgtcttCTCCTAATAACATGCATAACAgagttgcatgaggtagagtgagacattcaatcaaggctgacaaagttataaaaatatgaaaaataaaagagagggcatagctttgctctacccattctttaggaaaactgtttgatggtgttaattccagcgtatcgTGTGATTCActgctttcttctttttctaccagctaaaacggttatgctaacagggttgtggGATACAtattccatgcataataattattatttaaaatattatgttaatttaaaaacaattacaaaagacatcaatgaaaaaataccaaaacaaggagatttaaattccattttgggtggaacaagagaaaactgtcattttaatgggaactccagacttatttggtattttcaaaaatattttcaaacactcTTTTCTCCTGattgtttttagatttggtctcaggagaagtacatttacacaacaactgcatgttttggtattttgtacaaggattatttgaaatttgatgtgtgggacgtaaaatgtcctctaattctggaatgacccatatcactttcagccagaagaaacctgcaAGTAACTGTTTGGAAACAGATCAAGTTTCAGCTCAACAACAGGTTGTTCCATTTTTCATTCACCCTGAAAACAGAACACATCATGAAAGCCTTTTTAAGTCACGTTAAGTGGCTCTAGGGGCTTTAATGTGGAAACTAAGGGCCACAGTCTCTGTCCAGGGCAGCAGAGATGGTGTAATTAATAGTTACACAGTAAACCGCTCTGTTATGAAATGTCCCAGCGTGCATGGAGGCTCGTCTCACCGCTCTTTGCTTTCCAGAACAGAACTCCGTGCATCTGTCCGGTCAGTCCGATGCTGCTGACCCGCTGCAGTTTGTCCGCAGGCAGGAAGCTGAGGCACCGATTCACCGAGTCTATGATCCGCCCGGTGTCCTGCTCTTTGgcctacacatgcacacacacgcacacgcacacacatacacacacacgcacacacactggtgTTGAGTTTACTGATCTGCAGAGTACGGTAATAAAGTGTCACCTGAACGCTCCCACCTTCACTCCGCTGCTGTCGCTCAGATCAGAGTCTGTCGGTAAACTGTGAGTCGCAGCCACAGATCTGGAGTCAGTTTCTATTAAAACCGCCTTCACAGAGGTGGTGCCCACATCTAAACCCAGGATAAAGTTAGACATGACTGCTGCTCGCCGTGTTTCCTCTAGCAGCAGCTCCACATCACCCCGAGAAGGCAAAATCTGCACTGCTGATGCGTTCAAGTTATAGTAGGAAATGGGAAATATTAAGTTCTTTTGGATGCAATTACTCCAAATCCGCTGCTgcgtattaataataataataataataataataataataataataataataataataataataataataataataataataataataataataataataataataaagaagaaaaataattaatcaGCCTTTAAATTGGAGAACAAAAATATACTATACTACCACTTCAAACCCAGTAGTAGAATGTCTGTCTCATTACTAAATTAGCATTTTCTTTCTCACTGCTAACATTTCAATATCCAAACACTGGTGTAATGAACAATATAAATAATGCACCATTTGTTTCATTCCTGATGTGGCAGGACAATATGTTCTCAGAGGTGAACTGCTGCTCTTCAAGTCTTGCTGTTTATTAGTTTAAATTGTTGATCAGATCCAGGCTAAAGGAGAAAAACTAGAAGCAACTGGACCAACGTTGCCCAGAATAAAATGCTGTTaacccatagactgtatatgtaTGTTGGATCTATGTATGCattgtatattttgtgtattgtgtatGTGCTTAAAATACAGTGTATGTCCTATCTGCGTTGCAAAGTACACAAGGGTCATTTATAAGTGAGCAGATCATATGACAactatgtgtgtgttcatttataAATCTTACTGAAGTTAAAGCTTACAAACACAGAAAGTGACCTCATGTATGTTTATAGAAAAACAGATGTTAGAACACAGTAATTGTAACAGTGAAGtaacctttatttttatttctatttttatattaattttattgatttcGTTGTTCttcttttcaggtttttatcacACGAAGAAAATTGACTCCACTAAATCAAGcgtgtattttattatttctccaGCAAACCTGATTTTCATTCATGCAGCAAAATAAAGCCTCCAGATGGTGACACTCGCTCACCAACAGAAGTGACAACATTTGAAGTTCTTGTCGttattataaatataatttcCTTCTTTTCAATGTACCTGAACGCACCACATCCGTCGCCTGCCGTTTGATGACTCTCCTGTTCCCACAATGCACCGCGGAGGAGCATGGCTGACCGTGGGCTAGGAGTGTCATCTAAACGAGAATGAATGCGCTGTTTCTGGTTTACAGCAGCTGATGTTCATTCAAAACTACCGAATGTCCGAGTTTATGAAGTTTCTCCTGCaggctgtgttattttagtcGCGTTGTTAGGAGCCGACAAGTCGTGACGTTTCTCTCCGGTGAGTCTGTCAGCAGGGACCGTCAGCGGTAGCAGCTAACTGTGCTAACACGTTAGCATCAGCAGTGACAGGAATATTAAAATAGAGCAGCTTAGCTTTCCGTGGTGGGCCGGTACTGTGTTTAGTATGATAACCGTGTTCCACTAAGCACAGTCACATCTGTGTCTTCGTGGCGTTTTATGAACCTGATTGTAACATCTCAATAAAGCTTTAAATCTAATTATCTTCATTTTGAGCAGCAGCTAAGCTAACAGAGCAGTGCGCACCGAGAACTACTCTCGTTTTTGTCAGTCATATCAGAGGAATCTAATGTATGTACCtcctttgcttttgtgtttttttcctatGTTTACATCATTTGAAACTTTTAGGTTAACCTCAGACGTTCAAACATCTGCAAACCCTTTATAATTAGTTAATATCTATATATGTATTTAAACGTAGTAGCCCTGGTTGGGCAGTGTCATTAAAGCTGgtgtatttctgtatttgtaggatcattgtacaaaaaaattccaaagtaacctttcaacatgttgtagttcaagtggtctgagaggaaactagactaATGCACCTCCTCCTGGCTCagttttcaggctttagaaaatctaCGAGAGATTTGATAGGACAAGCATGTCAACcataggtttttatttttttacatttttttttccagaacagGCTGGATGTTGTTAATCCTAACAAAATCCTTGATGAGAGTAAGATGTAGTGGTGTTGTGGGTTTGACAGACTTGCTAGAACAGTGTTCAAAACGCGATTGAAGCCACAAGTGAGtagttttccactgcaggaacttgtggGCTGTTGTGGGGCAACCCAGACCTTTGTGAGCATTCTAACCAAAAGAACCGgccctgtagaacctctttcaagGCCGttttgggggtgggggggatAAAGTACCTACTGCAGGGTAGGGACTTCTGACTGGCCCTGCTATGTAGATCTCAACACTGATTGATTACACTTGGAAAgaataaaaagcagcatttattcTTCCCCTTTGATGTCCTCGTTGAGCAGCCGTCTTCTTCTCTTGAACATTGCCATCCAAAACAGAACATTCACGAAATAGGAATACATCCATTGTCCTATTTACTACGTGCTTATAGAACTGTGTTTTTATCCaaacaatttttgtttttgcaagcTCAGATTTGACGTCACAGTCAAAGCAGCAGTGGAGGAAGGCTGAAAGGGCAGACTACAAAGCTGTTCCTGTGAATGTTTGCGGCACTTCACATCTGCCCAAAATTTTTGCAATCGAAAGCTGCATTTACTTTATTACCACTGCATTAACGTGCAAATATTGTATCATGTGCCATGCACCATGTAAAGAGAGAGGTGATAATGAAATTCAACCCAAACCAAGGCATTGCACAGTGTAACTTTGCCATAAGTTGTACATACAACCTAAGCCGCAAAGCAACATATCACTTTACTCTTGGCAGATATTACTTTTTTCTGCCTGTACATTTATTTAGCAGCTAGACTTGcataaaagtacagaaaaaatgTACACCACTTCAGTAGCTTTCCGTCGTCTGTGTGGTAAATATTCCTGAATCTCTTCTGTTGCAGCAGCACCTTCTTGTGGCAGCTGACCAGAGCCAACATGGCAGGAGTTGCAGCCAAGCGCGAGGGACCACAGTTCATCAGTGAAGTGGCTGTCAGGGGGAACTCAGCCGTGCTGGAGTACTGCCGCACCTCTGTATCCGCTCTGTCTGGAGCAACAGCTGGCATCCTCGGGCTGACGGGACTGTATGGCTTCATTTTTTACTTCCTCTCCGCATTTCTTCTCTCACTGCTGCTCATCCTCAAGGCCGGGCGGCGGTGGAACAAATGCTTTAAGTCACGGCGGCAGCTTTTCACCGGAGGCCTTGTTGGAGGTCTTTTCACTTATGTCctgttctggactttcttgtaTGGGATGGTGCATGTGTATTGAAATGATGTACACTAAATAACCCTGAGATATTTCTGTCTAATGCTACGTAAGCCTTTAAGATCGTCTGTCCTGCTGTTTGTAGATAGGCTATTAGTTAAAGACTTTTGATTTTTCCATTGTGAACTGTTGATATATTGAATGATATGTTAATAATTTCTATATACATAATTAACTATTGACCCTTTCTTTCTGCTCTACATCTCACTATAACTCCTTTAACCTGTAACTCCAACTCTGTCAGTGGTATCATGAATACTGGGACAAGAGCCACAGTTATTACAATGTAGATTAACAGGTATAATAATAAATGCCTCTCTACAAGTTGTTTGCAGACACTATTGATCCGTTTGTTTGTCACTTGTTGGCATCATGAACTCAACATGACAAACGTGTTTCCAACAATAAAGAACATTCAATAAATAGCAACCCAAACAGCAAGCAGGAGGTGGAGCTCCTGCACTTCAGTGATCATTCGTTTACAGACAACCAGTACGTCTCCTCAGGACCTGTGGGTCGTTCTGTGGCACCAGATCCTTCcagttcatattttaaatttgcatgaAAAGTTTCATGTGAAAACCTGTGTGTATGCAAAATCCCAAAGCTATACtcacaaaacacttttttaaaatcaatattaCTTGGTAATTTTTTGATCACCCAATCAATGGTTTTCACAGGATTGCTTATAAATTTGTACTGAATGTTCATTAACGCTGACAATATTTGCAACAAAACAGTTATTGCAGAATGTTTCAAAgtaatcaaatatttttctactcTATAGAAGAATCTTGTCTGCATTAGTTTTAACTTTGTTGCAGCCAGCAATGTAGCTCTGTTCATGAAGCtaatacattttcagttttgtccaCACCCATGTTGCAAGTTTGTTCACAGGAAATAAATGACAGAGAAATGTATATTTTCCGTAGTAATCAGCACACATTCTGACTTAAATATTAAGTATAAAGTACAATTATAAATAGAACCACACAGAGAATTTTGGAGTCAGTATTGTAAAAAAATTTCCAGTGAATGTAACACTACAGCCAGcgcaaaacatggaaaatagaAACAATTTTTAAAGCTATTAAATGATGGAGTAAtataattttgttaattttttttctccaatagATACCAACACTTTCCAATaattgaagaaaaacaagaaaaaaaattaataatccTTCACAGGAAAATACAAAGTCTAAATACCTGAAAAAGTGCTCCAAGCTACATTTAGtgagttctttgtgtttttttatgcacTGCCAAATAACTTCTAGATATGATAGAACTATATTGACGCTtcactgaattttaaaaaatggtgacaAGACAGTGAAAACTAGTGAAGAcacaatttttcaaaaatttaagATTCTTTATTTAGACAGCAGATTATGTAGGTATTCAGCAACAACAGTTAAGTTATCCTTCAAGTTTTGTGGATGTTTCATCCCAACCCAGTGAAAAAACAGTGGTGGATGAGGCCTAGCATTTAGCTCCGATggtcaaactaaaaaaaaaaaacaacaacaaaaagtattTATAACAGAGCTTCCAGACTGTGAAATGTCAGATGGCATTAAGTCAGCATAGAGTGACCTGTTTATTACATGACAGGCTGCATTCCTCAGCTTCAACACTGAATTATGTTGTATATATGATTGTGTCGTAGTCGTCGCACAACCGATATCAAAGTCACAATCAGCACAAGAAACTGTCCATACAGCAGGAGACGTAGCAGCAGTGTTTAACAGTAACACAAGAACTTTCACAAGTCCAAATGAAATACCAACAATTACGACCATTTACGCATTTTCTTGTGTATTGCTTTCAAgtgccgtttttttttttaaacacacatgTTCACTAAATAATTTGTCATAgtattttttgatttgtttttgcagcgttcatataatttttttttttagtaaacaCTATTAATTTTATGTAAAGTCTTCGCCTAAGGTCCGTGTTGaagttttagcaaaatataaATGGCTACAATTGATTTTATGAAAATTCATAAAAGGCCGAAAGTTAAAACTGAGAGACATCATTAATTACTAAAATTGGACATTTACTCAAATCAACAGCTGTAAGTATAGatatggaaacagaaaacaaatcctTTGTTTTTATAA from Amphiprion ocellaris isolate individual 3 ecotype Okinawa chromosome 14, ASM2253959v1, whole genome shotgun sequence encodes the following:
- the emc6 gene encoding ER membrane protein complex subunit 6 produces the protein MAGVAAKREGPQFISEVAVRGNSAVLEYCRTSVSALSGATAGILGLTGLYGFIFYFLSAFLLSLLLILKAGRRWNKCFKSRRQLFTGGLVGGLFTYVLFWTFLYGMVHVY